The Azospirillum baldaniorum genome segment TGCTGGCCCTGCCCCCGGCCTCTTCGCCTTCGCCGATTTCGGCGTCATCGTCCTGGCCGCCGCCATCGCTGCCGCCATCATCATCGTCACCGTCATCATGATCGTCATCGCCGCCGCCCTCGTTCCCCTCGTCTTCGTCCTCGTTCCCGCCGTCATTTGTGGGCGGTGCGTCGAGGTCCAAAATCTGGCCGTTTGCGGTGCGGACCTGCGGCAGCCCGGTGCCGGAGAAGGCGATGCTGAATCCCGCGCCGGTCAGGCGGGTCATGCCGTCCTCCGTCCGCTCGACGGTGCAGTCCGACGCTTCGGTGCCCGCGGCCAGCTCGATCACGTCCTGTGGCCGCAGGGTGCCGACCAGCACGTCGTTGCCGCCGTTGGACCGGAAATGGATGCGGTGGGCCGACTGCAGGCCTGAGATGTCCACCGTGTCGTCGCCGCCGTCGCCGTTGATCGTGATGGTGTTGAAGTTGAGGCTGGTCGGGTTGAAGTCGCCGACCGTCGTCACGCTGTCGTTCCCGAAACCGGTGTTGATCGTGATCTCCTCGACGTTGTCGAGTTCGGCGATCACCGTGCCGTTGCGGGTGATGACGATTTCGGTGGCCGGGTTCAGCACGGCGATGCCCATGGCCACTGCGGCCACCCGGCTGTAGACGACGAAGCTCTCCGCCGTGTTGTTGCCGTTGACGTCGAAACGGTCGTCCTGCCCATCACCGCCATCCACGAAGTCACGCCCGTCCGTGACACCGAAATTGTTGGCGAACCAGCGGATGGTGTCGTTCCCGCCACCGGCCAGAATGATGTCGTCGCCGGTACCCGCGTCGATGGTGTTGGCGCTGCCGTTGCCGATGACGATGTTGTTCCCGCCGTCGCCGTTCAGCGTGTTGGAGGTGGTCCGGTTGACGGTCACCTGGGCGGTGTCGGTCAGGCCGCCGTCGCTGACGCGGTAGGTGAAGCTGCCGCCAGCCGTGGCGTTGTCCGTCACGCTGACCGAGCCGGAGCTGCGGACGGCGGTCAGGCCGGACTGGGTCACGATGCCGCCTGTGATCGACACTGGTCCTTCCGGATCGGAGTCGTTTGCCAGCAGAGCCCATTCAGGGATGAGGAAAGGCGTGTTGGCGGCCACGTTGGTGAAGACGCTGTCGTTGGACGCGGCGGGCGGGTCGTTGACGGCGGTCACCGTCACCGTGGTGCGGGCGACGTTGCTGTCCATCATCCCGTCGTTCACCGTCACCTCGATCATGCGGGGTTGGGTGTCCGGGTTGTCCGACGTGTTGCGGAAGGAAACGGCCTGGATGGCCCGCTGGTACTCCTCCACCGTGCCGGCGCCCGTCAGGGTGACGGTGATCCGCCCGGCCACCGAGCGGTCCACGGTTGCGGCGATGGTCCCGGGCAGGGCACCGACCAGCAGGTCGTCGAGCGGCTGGGCGTTGGTCAGCACGATCCGCGCCGAGGCCAGAACGCCGCTGTCCTCCTCGATCCCCGGAAGGGACGCGATGTCGGTCGCGGCGCCGTTCTCGGTGAAGCTGGCTGCGTGATCCGTCGTCGGGTTGGCGGCGGGGACCACGAGGTCGATCGACAGGTTGTCGATGCTGACGAACTCGTTCCCGGCGTTGATGGAGGACGCGACGAAGCGGATCGCCGCGGTCGTCGTGAAGGGGCCCGACAGATCGAAGGCCATGGTGGCGGCCGGGCCGTTGCCTGTGATGGTGCCGATCTGTTCGAACGTCATCCCGTCGCGGGAGAACCAGACCGCGACCTGCTCCCCGGCGTCGAGGTTGTCTGGGTTGGCGGTGAAACTCAGCCGCGCGGAGGTCGCCGCCGACAGATCGACGGCGCGGGTGATGGTGGCGCCGTCGCCCTGGCCGACCAGAAGGGCGCCGCCCGTGATCCGGATCTGGCCCCCGGTGGCCGGCGCTCCGCCGCCGTCGCCGCTCTCCGTCCAGTCCGGACCCCAGAAGTGCGAACCGTTGGAGTTGCCATAGCCGCTGCTGCCGAAGCTGTCGGCGTAGTTGCCGCCGGAGTCGTAGGCGTTCAGCGCCAGCGTCGGCGGGGACAGCGTCACCTCCTGGTCGGCGAAGCGCAGCACCTCGATGTTGCGCAGCGTGTCGGTGCCATCCGAGAGCCGCTGCCGGCCGGTCACCGGATCGACCACGTCGGACACCGTGACATGCTCCACCCGCAGGCTGCCATCGTCGTTGCGCGTGACGACGTAGTTGTCGCGGACGTCCCAATAGACCGCCACGTCGGTCCCGCTGTCGTCGTGCAGGATCTCCCGCACCGCCTGGAGCTGGCCCGGATTGATGTGGCCGGTCAGCATCCAGGCCGTCAGGGGCCGGGTGACCGGCGCCCCGTCGATGGTCAGCGTGACGTTGCCCTTCATGCTGTCCACGGTGGCGATCTCGTCCCCCGTGCCGTCGGGATTCGCGCGGATGCTGATGCGGACGTTCAGCCAGGCGTCGCCGTCGATCACGTCGTCCCCGGCACGGCCCTCGATGACGTCGCCGCCGCCGCCGCCGAGCAGGATGTTGCCGCCGACGAAGGCCATCTTCTGGGCGCCGGAGCCGTCGGCCCAATAGTTCACCTCGCGCATCATGCCGGGCGTGATGATCTGGTCCAGCCCGGCGATGCGGTCGATGCCGGCCTGATCCAGTTCGTTGTGGATGAAGTTGCCTTCGGGCGTCGGATCGGCGACGGCCCCGGCTTCCTCGTCCTCGCTGGTGCGGTCGTCGCCGCGCAGCGTGTCGTCGTGCCGCCAGCCGGACAGCGCCTCCACCTGGCTGAAGCGGTCGCGCAGCACCTCCAGCGGCAAGGTCGTGAACACCTGGACGTTCATGTCGGCGTCGGCGCCGGTTTCCTGGCCCTTGTGGATGACCCAGTCGTGGCCCCACATGCCGATGTTCTTCTGGATGCCTTCCCCGGCGACCATGATGTCGTCGCCCGAGTCCGCGTCGTAGTCGGTGTCGCCGCGCCCGCCGTTGATGATGTCGTGGCCGATGATCGTCGAGTTGAAGAAGATGTCGCCGGTGTCGCCCGCGATGTAGTCGAAGCGCCCGTCGGATTCGACCCAGTCGTTCCCGGCGCCGCCGAAGATCATGTCCGACCCGTCGCCGCCCAGCAGGAAATCGTCCTCGGTGCCGCCCTGGAGGTTGGACCCGTCGGGGCCGGCGATCAGGAAGTCCTTGCCGGAGCCGCCGAACAGCATCGCCATGCCGCTGCCACCATGGATGACGTCGTTGCCGCCGTCGCCCTTCAGCATGTCGGTCATGCCGATGTCGGTGCCGGCGTTGGTGATGATGTCGTCGCCCTCGCCGCCGCTGACATGGTCGATGCCGTAGCCGGCCTCGATGGTGTCGTCGCCGTCGTCGCCCCACACGGCGTCGTCGCCGTCGCCGGCCACGATCTTGTCGTTGCCCTGCGTGCCCTGGATGACGATGTGGGCGTCCCCGTTGTAGCGGATGTAGTCGAGCGTCCCGTCGCCGTCGAGGTCGCGGCGCTCCACCATCGCGGAGATCGCCTCCAGCGTCGGGTCCTCATGCTCCGGGTCGTCCCGTCCGGTCATCGCCAGCTGCTTGGCGTGGTCCACGTAGAGGATCAGGTCCGGCGTGGAGAAGATGTCCGCCGGGATCGCCGTCCCCGTCTCGCCGAGGTCGGTGTTGCGCAGGACCATCTTGGCGAGCGAGTTGTTCTCCAGCTCGGTCAGCAGGTTCAGTCCCTGGGTGCGCGACAGGTAGTAGAAGCGGTCGGCGTCCTGGAGATTCTCCATCTGGAGTTCGAAGACGAAGGAGAAGGTCGAGCCGAGCATTCCGCCGAAGGCCATCTTCTTCTCGGCGAGGCCGCCGACCCACAGATCCACGTCGTCCAGCCCGCCCCGCCGGTCGGCGTAGGCGCCACGCGCGTTCAGGAAGTCCAGCCGGTCGGCGCTGTCCAGCGGACCGATGGTCCGGGTCTGGTTGGCGATGGGGTCGAAGAAGGTCTCCGCCGTGCCGAAGACCAGGACCATGGCGGCGGCGCGCTTGCCGTCGATGCTGGCCTCGCCCGCGATCAGGTCGTGCGTGCCATAGGCCGCGATGAAGTTCACGATGGAGGCTGGAGTCTTCAGGTTGAGGGCGAAGTCCGTCCAGCTCTCATAGGGTTTGAGCTGGGTGTCGCCGCTGGCCATCGCCATGAACTGCGCACGGGCCTCGTTGAGCGTCGGCATGCCGGTGTCGCGGCCGCGGGCGATGTTGATCGCCGCAAGGTCGAGCGGGATGCCGGTCAACTGGTTGCGCAGGACGTCGGTCACAAACTCGTCAATCTCCTGGCCGACCTGGGCGGTCATACCGCGCAGGATGGCGCCCGCCGCCTCGTGGTGATCGACGCCCGCGCCGCCGAACTCCAGCGGGTTGAGAAAGGCGTCGAACAGGTCGATGTCGTCGCGGGTGCCGTCGGCGTTGATCCGGTCGACGGTCTGATTGAGCATCGAGTGGCCGAAGCGGTAGATCACGTTGGCGAACTCGGCGAAGATCGCCGGGTTCAGCTCCACATCCGGCTGGACCATGAAGACGTCGACGTCCGGCTGGATTTTCCGCGCGAACTCCTCGAAGACGAGGTGCTGGTACTGCATCTCGGTCGTGAAGCGCGCGGCCTGGAAGACGCGCTCACCGTCCCACGCTAGGGAGGCGAGCTGGTCCGCCGACGGCCAGGCGGTCAGGTCGGGGCCGAGCAGCCATTCGTTGAGGAAGGCCAGATCGCCCGACGCCAGAACGACGTCCTTGACGTGATCGACGACGCGGTTGTGCTCGGCGTGGAAGATGTGGTGGATTGCCGACAGGCCGATGTTCTCGTTGCCCCGCCCATCGCCCGTGATGTAGTGCGCGTCGAGCGTCTCGTCGTCGTAGGACGTATTCCGCCCGCGTGTATCGACGCCGCCCGAATAGCCGGCCGCATCATCGGCGTCGGCCTGGAGCACGCCGTTTACGGCGACCGGAACCGCGTTGTGGGCGATGTCGTCAAGGAAGGCGGTGCCGGTCCGCAGCGCCGACACGGTCTGGCCATCCACAATGGTGACGGTGGTGCCGCCGGATCCCATGATCTGCGTGCCGGGCGGCAGTTGGATCGCCGAGGGGTCGAGGGGGTTCGCCAAGTCACCTTCCACCAGGATGGGCGTGCCGTCGGGACGCAGCGCGGCGACGATCTGAGGCAAGCCGTTCGGGCCGCGGATGAACTCGCCGTAGGGATCGACCGCGACGACCGGAACGCTGCCCACGTCCAGGTCGGTCAGGCGGATGCCCAGCAGCTCCGCCGCCTGCGCCTTGACATCGCCCCAGGTGGCGAGGCCGTATTCGCCCTCCAGTAGCTTGCCCGTGGCCAGCGGCACACCGCCGCTCACCGCGTATTCCCGCAGGAAGACCTGATGGGAGGGGTGCGAGGTGTAGGTCTGGTTCTGGTCGACCCAGGGGGTGGTGACGTTGCCCGCCTCGTCCCCGGTTGAGACCCGTGTCATCGCCATGAAGTTCGTGTGCGGGCTGGCCGGGTTGTAGAGCGGGTCGTCCGGCGACAGCGGGATGTAGACGGTGCCGTTGCCGCCCTTCTTCACAAGGTCAAGGCCATGGTCGAAGAACTGGCCGAACAGCGTGAAGAAGGAGTTGTAGGATGCCGAGATGCCCTCGTCCGGGGCGACATTCGGCAGCAGGACGGTCGGGCCGTCCATCCGCACGTCGTGCTGGTCGAGCAGCGCGTCGAGCTGCGCCTTCGCGAGGTCGTAGGCCGGGCCGCCCTCCGGGACCGCCTTCAGGATCGTGTGGGCGCCCCGGATTTCGGCCAATGCCTGGGTCAGCGCCGCGCCGCTCAGCCCGGCATGCTGCAGGGCGGCGGTGATCGCCGCCGGATTGTCCAGCGTCTGGTCCACGATCAGGTTGGAGATCAGCCGCGGCTCGACATCGACCACGCTGCCGGGCTGGCCGTAGTCGTTGTTGGTCGGATAGCCGGGCGGCAGGCTGCCGCTGCCCTGGTGGGGTGAGCCGGTGGACAGGGGCGGGAAGGGCTGGCCGGAGGAGCCCCACTGCTCGCGCCCGATGCCGAAGTTGTTGTAGCTTCCATCCACCGTCCGCAGACCGTAGGGCAGGAGCGGGCTGTCCACCAGTTCGCTGAGCGGCGTGCCATTGGCATGTTGTTCCGCGATGTTGATCTGCTTGAGAATGAACTCAAGGTCGTGCTTGACCAGTTTGACCATGCCTTGTCTCCGAACGTTGAGTGTGGGGGCATGGCCGGAGGATGGCTGGTTCCAGGTCGGAAAAAGGAGGGGCGAAGGTCGGGCGAGTTTTCCGACCGAGGTCCGACGGGTTTCAGACCAACCGCCGCAACCGGAGCCGAAACGGCTATTCCGTCCAGTTTAATTCAAATTTCGAAAGACCGCGGAGCGTCTGGCCGTCTTAGGATCAGCCCCGCTCATCGCCACTCCGCCATCCAATCGATCGGGCATTTCCGCTTCGCTGGCGTTACCCCGTTCTGGCGACCGGCCCGGCACCAAAGGACCGTTCGTGTCACGGAATATCGAATGGACCACGGAGAATTATCTTTGGCATTCCTATGATCATCAGAACTCGCTGGAATTTCGTTGGTTCATCTTTTCCGGTCATAGAGCTGACGGAAATATTTAGCCAAGTAGGTATGCCTCTGTCCCGCAGAGGATTCGCTCATTCATCGAGCGAACATTGCAGTTCACATGCGTGAATAAGGGAATTTGGGAAACGGGAGACGGCCTTGGCGGTTCGCAAAGAAAATCATGGGGATCGGCTCCAGGCACGGATAATCGCCTTCTGGGGCGGTCTCAGCCTCACCCGACAGTTCATCCTGATTGGTTTCGCGGTGGTCTTTCTCGGTATGACGGTGATCGGCCACTGGATCGCGACCCGCATCGCGGCGGAGGTCCAGCACGGTGACTCCGTCGCGACCGCGCTGTTCGTGGACAGCTTCATGGCCCCGCACCTCCAGGCGCTCGCCAGGGGGGAACCGCTTCCGGAAACCAACGCGGCGGCGCTGGACCGGCTGTTGCAGCGGGACGCCGTGAGATCGCGGATCGTCGCCGTCACCATAAGGCTGCCGGACGGAACTGTGGCCTACTCGACCCGCAAGGACCTCATCGGCCGGACGTTCGAACTGGACGAGCCGACCCGAGAGGCCTTCCGCGGCGACGTGATTGCCGGTTTCGAGGTGCCACAGGATGGCGGCCTGCCGTTGCTGGAAACCCACAGCCCGGTGTGGAGCGAGAGCGAGCCGAGGATTGTCGCTGTCGCGGAGATCTATGAGAATGCCGGAATGCTGTTCGACGACCTCGCGCGGGCACGTACCGACGCTTGGCTCATCACCGGAATCGTGGCGCTTCTGATGGCGATGGCACTCTACGGGGTGGTCGCCCGTGGCAGCCGGACGATTGCCGCCCAGCGTGCCGCCCTGGCGGGGCAGGTTGAGGCGCTGTCGGAGGCGCTGTGGACGAACGAGGAACTGCGGGAGCGCATTGAGCAGTCGGCCCGGCGGGCTGCCGATTGCAACGAACGCTTCCTGCGGCGGCTGGCGGACGGTCTGCGTGACGGGCCGGCGCAACTCGTCGGGCTGGCGCTGCTGCGGCTGGACGGCTGGAAGCCCCCATCGGGATCGCTTGAGGCCACCGACCGCTCGGCCGTCCGCTCGGCCCTCGCCGCAGTGCTGGAGGACGTCCGGGGCATTTGCGGCGACCTGCACATGCCGGAGATCGATGGACTGTCGCTCCGCGAGGCGGTCGCCTTCACCATCCTCGACCATGAACACCGGACCGGCGCGCCGGTCAATGTCCAGGCGATGGATCTGCCGGCCGCCGTGCCGCCGCTGGTGAAAGTCTGCCTATGCCGCTTCCTGAAGGAAGGGCTGAACGGCACCGTCCGGATCGGGGCGGGGACCTCGCCTCGCCTGTCGGTCCGTCACGAGGCGGGCGTGGTGATCGCGGAAGTTGCGGATGGAGAGACCGGACGGGACCGGTCGCCGGAGCGCATCACAGGCCGGCTCAGCCTGACCGGCCTCAGCGACCGTATCGAAGGTCTCGGCGGCACCATGGACATCATCCACCGTCCGGGAGAGGTGAGGCGTCTGGCGGCGCGCCTGCCTTACCGGCGGATGGATCGGGCGTAAAGGGGGGGAATCATGGAGGGGGCGGGCATGGACAAGGTTCGGGTCGCGGTCGTGGACGATCATCCGCTGTTCCGGCAGGGCGTCGTGCATGTGCTGACATGCGCCGGCATGGATGTGGTGGGGGAAGGAGCCAGCGCTGCCGATGCCATTGCGCTGGCGCAGGGCCGGCTACCAGCCGTCACTACGCTGGAGTCCATCACGCCAGACGTCATCATGCTGGACGCCAATATACCGGGTGGCTGCGTTGCGGCGTTGCGTGCTATTGGCGATCCCCGGCTGGTCG includes the following:
- a CDS encoding sensor histidine kinase, translating into MAVRKENHGDRLQARIIAFWGGLSLTRQFILIGFAVVFLGMTVIGHWIATRIAAEVQHGDSVATALFVDSFMAPHLQALARGEPLPETNAAALDRLLQRDAVRSRIVAVTIRLPDGTVAYSTRKDLIGRTFELDEPTREAFRGDVIAGFEVPQDGGLPLLETHSPVWSESEPRIVAVAEIYENAGMLFDDLARARTDAWLITGIVALLMAMALYGVVARGSRTIAAQRAALAGQVEALSEALWTNEELRERIEQSARRAADCNERFLRRLADGLRDGPAQLVGLALLRLDGWKPPSGSLEATDRSAVRSALAAVLEDVRGICGDLHMPEIDGLSLREAVAFTILDHEHRTGAPVNVQAMDLPAAVPPLVKVCLCRFLKEGLNGTVRIGAGTSPRLSVRHEAGVVIAEVADGETGRDRSPERITGRLSLTGLSDRIEGLGGTMDIIHRPGEVRRLAARLPYRRMDRA
- a CDS encoding peroxidase family protein translates to MVKLVKHDLEFILKQINIAEQHANGTPLSELVDSPLLPYGLRTVDGSYNNFGIGREQWGSSGQPFPPLSTGSPHQGSGSLPPGYPTNNDYGQPGSVVDVEPRLISNLIVDQTLDNPAAITAALQHAGLSGAALTQALAEIRGAHTILKAVPEGGPAYDLAKAQLDALLDQHDVRMDGPTVLLPNVAPDEGISASYNSFFTLFGQFFDHGLDLVKKGGNGTVYIPLSPDDPLYNPASPHTNFMAMTRVSTGDEAGNVTTPWVDQNQTYTSHPSHQVFLREYAVSGGVPLATGKLLEGEYGLATWGDVKAQAAELLGIRLTDLDVGSVPVVAVDPYGEFIRGPNGLPQIVAALRPDGTPILVEGDLANPLDPSAIQLPPGTQIMGSGGTTVTIVDGQTVSALRTGTAFLDDIAHNAVPVAVNGVLQADADDAAGYSGGVDTRGRNTSYDDETLDAHYITGDGRGNENIGLSAIHHIFHAEHNRVVDHVKDVVLASGDLAFLNEWLLGPDLTAWPSADQLASLAWDGERVFQAARFTTEMQYQHLVFEEFARKIQPDVDVFMVQPDVELNPAIFAEFANVIYRFGHSMLNQTVDRINADGTRDDIDLFDAFLNPLEFGGAGVDHHEAAGAILRGMTAQVGQEIDEFVTDVLRNQLTGIPLDLAAINIARGRDTGMPTLNEARAQFMAMASGDTQLKPYESWTDFALNLKTPASIVNFIAAYGTHDLIAGEASIDGKRAAAMVLVFGTAETFFDPIANQTRTIGPLDSADRLDFLNARGAYADRRGGLDDVDLWVGGLAEKKMAFGGMLGSTFSFVFELQMENLQDADRFYYLSRTQGLNLLTELENNSLAKMVLRNTDLGETGTAIPADIFSTPDLILYVDHAKQLAMTGRDDPEHEDPTLEAISAMVERRDLDGDGTLDYIRYNGDAHIVIQGTQGNDKIVAGDGDDAVWGDDGDDTIEAGYGIDHVSGGEGDDIITNAGTDIGMTDMLKGDGGNDVIHGGSGMAMLFGGSGKDFLIAGPDGSNLQGGTEDDFLLGGDGSDMIFGGAGNDWVESDGRFDYIAGDTGDIFFNSTIIGHDIINGGRGDTDYDADSGDDIMVAGEGIQKNIGMWGHDWVIHKGQETGADADMNVQVFTTLPLEVLRDRFSQVEALSGWRHDDTLRGDDRTSEDEEAGAVADPTPEGNFIHNELDQAGIDRIAGLDQIITPGMMREVNYWADGSGAQKMAFVGGNILLGGGGGDVIEGRAGDDVIDGDAWLNVRISIRANPDGTGDEIATVDSMKGNVTLTIDGAPVTRPLTAWMLTGHINPGQLQAVREILHDDSGTDVAVYWDVRDNYVVTRNDDGSLRVEHVTVSDVVDPVTGRQRLSDGTDTLRNIEVLRFADQEVTLSPPTLALNAYDSGGNYADSFGSSGYGNSNGSHFWGPDWTESGDGGGAPATGGQIRITGGALLVGQGDGATITRAVDLSAATSARLSFTANPDNLDAGEQVAVWFSRDGMTFEQIGTITGNGPAATMAFDLSGPFTTTAAIRFVASSINAGNEFVSIDNLSIDLVVPAANPTTDHAASFTENGAATDIASLPGIEEDSGVLASARIVLTNAQPLDDLLVGALPGTIAATVDRSVAGRITVTLTGAGTVEEYQRAIQAVSFRNTSDNPDTQPRMIEVTVNDGMMDSNVARTTVTVTAVNDPPAASNDSVFTNVAANTPFLIPEWALLANDSDPEGPVSITGGIVTQSGLTAVRSSGSVSVTDNATAGGSFTYRVSDGGLTDTAQVTVNRTTSNTLNGDGGNNIVIGNGSANTIDAGTGDDIILAGGGNDTIRWFANNFGVTDGRDFVDGGDGQDDRFDVNGNNTAESFVVYSRVAAVAMGIAVLNPATEIVITRNGTVIAELDNVEEITINTGFGNDSVTTVGDFNPTSLNFNTITINGDGGDDTVDISGLQSAHRIHFRSNGGNDVLVGTLRPQDVIELAAGTEASDCTVERTEDGMTRLTGAGFSIAFSGTGLPQVRTANGQILDLDAPPTNDGGNEDEDEGNEGGGDDDHDDGDDDDGGSDGGGQDDDAEIGEGEEAGGRASIVGTAGADALIGTGRGEAIMGLGGRDVIFAGDGNDDVFGGDGADMLYGDGGNDRILGGDGGDFINGGTGNDTVFGGDGDDVIVAEAGDGNDVYYGDDMVGGGGRDTIDLSAITANITADLGTGLMGRGSVHSAQTGSDILWGIENIVTGSGNDVITASGAVNVMDGGAGNDSFRFLSAADADGDTILGFQPGDRIDVSAMDANGCAAGQQSFTLVSGAFTGKGQLLVTHETREDGDYTVVQGNTTGTDEADFKVSVKGSHELTAGDFVL